In Vicinamibacterales bacterium, the genomic window GTCTTTAGCGCAGAAGGCAGGTGACTGGCCTTTCAATCGAAGACTGAATATCTAGCTGTCCGGCTAACGCCCTGCCGCTCAGCCGCGAGCGGCGGGTACGTTCACGCGAAGGAGTCTAATCCAACTGCCGCTCGTCGGCTGCAGCGGCTGGTTAGGCAGTGCAACTCAGAGGCAATAGACTTCGAATGCTGTTTTTGGAAGGCGCTGGACCTCACGACGTTGTCGGTACACAGACAAGATGTCTTGAACCAGCTGAAAGAAGCGACGGCCCTCATCGGTCATCGACGGGCTGGAATGGTGGAACGAGACTGTATGAGTCTTTCCACCGAGCCGCACCTGCAGTCGATACTCAGCCGAGGGTGAGGTGACAGTAATCATGCCGTCAACTACTGGGGGACGTATTTCCACTGGCATATCGAAGAACTTAGCGGCCATCACTAGGTCGAAGAGCGTCTGCCGCTCAGAGTGCGACAACTTGACCTTGGCCGATTTGCGGCCGTCAGGAGCAACCCGAGTGTAACGGCTCTGAGTGGTGTCAACCTCTTCGAAGCTACACACTCCAGACAGAAGTTGAAATCCAAAATCTGATGGAGGCTTCGTCGCCTGAAGTGTGCCGAAGGAGACAAGCGCCGCCACGACAAATTGCTGGATCATGAAACCACTCAAGGCCAAGTTATCGCACGCGGAGCTCCCAGCCAAGACAGGCCGGCAAAGGCTCAAGTGTCGAGCGATTCTCCTGCAGAACATCTGCCACGCAATCTGAGACGAGCATGCCGCAGCCCTTCAGATTCTGGCTCGGCTTGGCCCCGCATTTGGCCCACAAGACTTCCCATGTTAAGCACTGAGTGGTTTCGACGATCCAATTCGGAAACGTGTGCCACGAGTACGGATACCACGCCAGGAAGGGAATGTTGTGTTCTCTGAGAAACATGCATGTGCCTGCGAGCAGCTGCCATTCTCGTTCCCGATCCTCAAACGGGGGATCGAGAAACACCAGCGTCGGGGCAGCGGTATTAATGGCTAGGTCAAACCCGTCGGACCTGCGGAAATTCACCTGAACGTTCTCCCCGAGAGGAGAAGACTTCCACTGCTCGTGGGCCTTCGCTACCGCATCCGACGTGTCCGCTAGTTCCACGCCGACGGTCTTGCCGCGCTCGGCAAATCGCTTGGCGACAAGCACCCAACTCGCCGGATACTCCTGTCGCCCTAGCCACGGCGTAACTGCGGCTCGGTATTCCGACTGGCAGGCTGATGACGCGACTACGCGACCGGCGCCTCGTTGCCACTCGCCGCCATCTTCCAGCTTGTGCACCGGTGCACCTGAATGTGATTCAACGTAGAGCACGCTACCGTCGACCTGGATCGCACCGGCAACGGCAAGCAACACAGCGTGCTTCCAAACGTCTCCTTGGTTGCCCGCCTTACGAGAGTGGCTGTATCGCATTCCGTTTGGATCCGAAGATTGCCCGCCTAACGCCTTGCCGCTCAACCGCGAGCGGGCGGTTTCAGCAATCTGTGGTGTCAGAACTCCCCGCCGCTCGTCGGTTGCAGCGGCTTGTTGGGCGGCGTGTTAGGCGACCCGTTTTGCACTGGCCCTTCGCCAATCTTGACGACGTTGACGACGAAGCTAAGCGTCGCTTCGCCGGCGTGTCCGGTAACTTCCCAGCACCCGGGAGTTGGAAAGATCAAACTAGTCGCCTGAAATCCAGGCGCACTCGGACTGTACCCAGCTGGGATGTGAGTTCGCAAAGGCGGTGCAGCTTCATCCAACCGACGTCCTTCGATGATCAACGGACCTTCAACTCCCCGCCACCACGGAAACTTCATTTGAAGCGAACCGTCTCTGAGGACGAATCCCGATCCTCCCGGCCGAAACACAACAGTTCCCTCGGGCCACAGCGCAGTCCATAGACCTTTATTGCCGTGGTGCGTTCGTGAAGGTTTCTCACCCGGCGGCGTCAACCCGTTCGGAACGGTGACTTGACAAACGTTCTGAACCGCTGCAGGGGCTGACTGCGTGGCTGAGGGCCTTGCTTGCGGGGGGAAAGCGAACAGGACAACTGGCAATATCAACGCTGTCGTCCCGATGGCTCGTGATGATGACTTCAGCATGATCTCCTCCTTCCGAGACGATCCACAGCCACGTCCACATGTCGATTGAACAAATCCTACCGTCTTCGTCCGGCCCAACCGTGCCGCTTCAGCCGCGGCGGCCCACCATTTCACTGCCCGCCGTCGGCTGCAAGCGGTTGTTGGGCGGCACTGTGCGCTAGAGATGGCTTTCGAGCCTTGATGATGAACGTGGTCGGCATGACGCTTGCGCGAGGAACAGAATACCAGCGTGCAGGGTCAGCGTTCGTCTCCGTTGCCAGCGATGAATTCAGCGGTGTTTCCACCAGCGCCTCGATCTGCAGGCCCGCTTCGATGATCTGTCCGACGAATGTACCGAGCGTTCGACGTTGGATCACGATCGGCACCCCCTTCCACGACGCGTGTTCGCGAGGACCTTCAGGGAAATAGGGATCCGAGATGGCGTACTGCGCTCCGTTCCACTCCATGCAGCTGTACACCGGGTGCTCTCCGCTCAGAAGGACGTACCCGCCCGGCCGCAAGTAGCGAGCCACAAGCCCCATCGTGGCCGGAAGGTCGACCGTCCAACCCAAGCCATAAATCGAAAACACCAGATCGAAGTGGGCAGGCGGGATCCCTGGATCCACCTCCATTGGCGATTCCACAAGGTGAATCCTTGGCGCGAACGGACGTAGCGTCTCCGTCGCGAACGCGATTTGGACGGGAGAGAGGTCGAGGCCCCAGAGTTCCCGTGCGCCTCGCTCGGCGAGGTACCGAAGTGAGTGCCCGCTCCCGCATCCCAGCTCCAGGGCGCACACCCCGTCCGTCTCGTCCAGCAGTCGAAGTGTGTCCTCGGTCGGGGCCAGAGGCCCGTACTCCGGCAGCGCTGTGGCTCCGTGGAACGATGGCGCAACGTGATTCCAACCGGCTCGATTTGTCGAGAGGACTCGATCCAGTTCTATCGTGCGTGCGTCACTCATTCTCTGTCCGCCCAACGACCGACCTGCCGCTCAGCCGCGAGCGGCCGGCGCGGTCATGCGAAGGAGTCTAAACCATCCGCCGCTCGTCGGCTGCAGCGGCTTGTTAGGCGGCCACACACTAGCAATCATGAGTTGTGACGTGCGCGACGATGTTCGACTCTCCCCACCAAGCGGAATCTGATCGAGATCTTTTCCAGCCCGGCTTGAGGCGCACGACAAACCCGCCCACCCTGGCTCGCGATGGGATCCCGAGACTCTCGACCAAATCATCGGATAACGACCAGGTGACATTGTGGCGGTCGTCACCTTCGATCTTCGCAATCCAACCGCTCTGTGCAGAAGCGCCGACGACACTCGGACCACAAAACCCGATTGAAAGGCTTCGCAGGCGGCCGACTTTAGCGTTAGCCAAGTTACTGACCGAGACCCGCATGATGCGCTCGGAGCCTGCCTGGACGCATGACGCGTAAATCCGAGCCCCTTCGATAGAGGAAATGAGCACTTCGTCTTGGCAGTCGCGATCCGAAAGGTCGAATGCTGGCTCCTGCCCTGAGGGCATCGATGACAAATGGAGGACGAGCACCAAAAGTGTGAAGTAGCGCATCTGGTTTGTCCGCCTAACGCCTACGAATGAGCCGCGCGCGAACCGGAGCCAGCGCGCGACGGCTCCATTCGTTTGTTAGGCTCCGCGCGGTTCATTCGAGTTGTCCCGATGCGTATCGAACGGCCGCGGTGGCGCAATCGTATACCCACACTCGCCGAAAAGGGGACGACGATTGTTCTGCTAAGAAAGCCCTCAAGTCAGGTAGCCACATCGCCTCGTGGCCCTCGGGTTGGAGCTCGTAATAAGCCAAGAGCTGTATCTGGTGCTGGGTTGTGTACGACTTGGCCCATTTATCCCGCACCGCGTCGACTGCGGGATTGGACAGAGATCCGACCGCGTCGACATCGAAACACGGACCCGACAAATTGAGTCTGGCGATTCGCACGGACGATACCGCTGGCGGGAACGACTGCCCGGCGACCTTCCGACATTCGCCTTCGAAGGCGCGGTCGAGGTCGCCAAGCCAATGGAGTACGAGATCGATTGAGTTCTGTTTGGCCTTCAGAGTCGCGCCCGGTTCAAAGACGACGTGAACGAGGGCGTCCCCAACTCTTTCCTCGATCCGTGCCCTTCGATCCGGCGGTAGAGCCAAGAATGAGTGCTCGAATCGAGACTTCAGCTTGAGTTGGCTCCAGACGCGCCCGGCGAACTCTTCGTCGATGATCTCCACCATCTCGAATGCGACAGGCTCGGCACCTTCGGCGTGATAGAGAATGTCCGGCTCTGGAGGGCCGCGCTTTTCCCAATGCGCTGCTTCGATCGCCATGCCCGCGGTCTTCGCGAAGGCCTGAAAGATCGCGAGTTCCCTCTTGGCTTGTCGATCTGGCATTGAACTGTCGTCCAGGAGCCTAACGACCTGCCGCTCAGCCGCGAGCGGCGGTCGCGGTCATGCGAAGGAGTCTAAGCCATCGGCCGCTCGTCGGCTGCAGCGGCTGGTTAGCCGGCCCGAAGGGCGTGATGGGCTATTTGGCGTGCCAATACAACCGCTTAAGCAGCAAAGACGCGATGCCCGCCAGCACGACTGCACTCACGACGATGAGGATCGTTATCTTGAACCTGGGCAGATCCCAAGCAACCGGGATCACGAGTTGACTCATACCCACTGTCAAGACCGCTGCAAGTGCGACGGTCTCGACCATCAATCGCCCGAATGTAGGGACCTCTCGTCCCCGCCGCACCAAGAAGGCCGCCATCAAAGCACCGACGAACAGCCCGAATGGAACACTGGCGGCAACGGCCCACGTCGACTCGCCTTCGAGTTCTGGAACGAGAGCAACGACTATCTTGGCAGTTGCGACGGCTGCAACCAATCCAAGCGAAGTGCCCGCGGCGACGGTCTTTAGCGCAGAAGGCAGGTGACTGGCCTTTCAATCGAAGACTGAATATCTAGCTGTCCGGCTAACGACCTGCCGCTCAGCCGCGAGCGGCGGGGTTCATTACTCTAGTGTGTCAGAACTCACTGCCGCTCGTCGGCTGCAGCGGCTGGTTAGCCTGCCGGAGCCTTAGCAGCCACTCACTGACTATGCCAATCATGAGCACTATGATGGCGAACGCGCAATCGATCGCGAAGGCAGCGAGTGACGCTGATATCTGCTCGATCGTACCGATTCGCTCACTGTTGGCCACCTCGTACGCTGACCAGGCGAAACGCAGCGCCACCAAGCCTACGCCAACTGTTAGCACGACACGGAGTCTAGACGGGACCCGCCAAATCCGAGTAGTGAGCCACACCAACGCCGACGCTGCAAGAACGGGCAGGACCATGTACAGGACGGCGAGCACGCGGTGAACCACAAGGGCCTCGGTCCAGTACGCGACTGGTGCCACGGCCAGTGTTGCCGCAAGCGAATAACTCACTGCCGCAATGCCGTATCCCGCCCCTCGCAGGCTATGCTGTCGGTGAACCGTCGCCAACAGAATCGCGATTACACACAGCGGTATACCGGCCGCCAGAACTAACGGCCAAGGTCTGGCCTCAGAACCTCTAGGCACCACAAACGGAAGCAGCGCGCATACAGGAGCAACTGCAAGATAGATCCATTCCGCATTCCACGCTGTTGGTTTCGACATCTGTCAGGCTAACGCGCCAAATGAGCCGCGCGCCGCAGCCCCATGATCGCACGGACGGTCAGGCGCGTCGGCTCCATTTGGATGTTAGGCAGGCGTCATTTTACGGATTTCTGCAAGAGCAAGAGAACAGCATCGCGCTTCCCGGCTTCTCGGATGTACCGGCGAATCGCGTTCTTCTTGAAAAGAACACTAACGCGTGGTTGGGTGATTCCAAGCGTTCGGGCAAGTCTCGCCTGACTGACCCTGCGAAGCTTCTTTGTGGTGATGCGCTTGGCCAACGTGCCTTCGCGGGGCTCGCGATCCGGATAAACAACTTCGTCGATCTCCTGAATGGCGTCCTGTCGCAAGTATCGCTTCAGGCTCTTCCGAAGGTCCTGTCCAATTTTTGGCTTCTGTTTGTTTCCGGGTGGACGCGCTGCTGCGACAACGAGCCCTTCAAGTTGGGCGACGTTCGCAGCTTTGGCGACTAGAAAGAGAGTCATGAGTTCCCAGCTTTCTCCATGACGATCTTTGAGATGCTGGTTCAACCGAGTGGCCAAGTCCGACGCTTTTCCCGAGTAGTACAGCCGCCCTTTCTTGTCGTAGAGGGCGTAGATCCCGTGCGTGACCGCATTGCTTTCGAGAAAGGCAAGGAAGGCAGGACGCTTCTCACCCTCAAGGAGGGCCCGCCGAATGCCGCCCAAATGCCCGGAGATGAGCGAGCCCGCCGACCGTCTGGGTCTTCGTTTCTTCGACATAAGGTCGTTCCGAATTCGAACCGGTGAAACTCCGTCTGGCTAACGCTACGTTTCAGCCGCGGCGGCGGCCTACGATCGGAGCAGCCGCCGACGGCTGCAAACGTTTGTTAGCCAGCTCATTTCAACGCCGCCAAGTAGATCAGCTCCTGCACAACGAAGCGAATATCTCCAGCCAGAGGCGCGATATCACCACGCTGAGCGTTGTACCTTCTACTGTGCGCGGACTTGTCGCCGATATCTTTGAGCTTGGGCATCGCTTGCTTGCAGTTACGGCTCAGGTTCCAGGCGTCCTCCCGGAGGCACGCGTCGATTAGGTCCTTCAGGTATAGGAAATCACCGCTGGCGTTTTGGATCTTGGCGGCGATCCCGTGATGTTCGAACGATTCGATTATCAAGGTTTCCAGCAAACGCCGAATCATTACAGCCGACGAATCGTACCAACCGTTTTCGTAACAACCATTGATCTGGTTCGTGACCCTCTCGATATAGCCTCGCGTCCCTCGCACAATCGAAAATGGCAGAACGAGCTGCTTCTCAGAGCGTCGCCCGTCTTCGGGAGGACCTAGCTGGAGGTCTACGGCCGTCTGAATCGCCCTGGCAGCGTTAAACGCGTTTCGACCAACTGTGCTCATTCACGGTCCCGCCCACCATAGAGATGCTTCGCCATGCTTGCAAAGATCTGATCGATCTGATCAGCCGATGACTCGGGCGCAATGTGAACTTGAATGTCGATGTGAACGGACGGACCGCCTGAGTGCGAGCCGCGAGCTCCCGTGGCACCTGCTGCTGGAGCCGATATGGGCACGTGAAGCGGCTCAGAGGCCAGGTGCAGGTCTGTCTGTGCCGATACCGGGGTGAATTCCGCGAGTTCCGCCAGGCTCTTGAAGGTGCTGACCAGCTTGGAAATTACCTGTCGTCCACCTGTGGAGCTTGTGCTGAAGACGTGCTCAAGGTCAGTCTGACTTCGTTGTGGTGCGTTTGGATAGACCGCAAACAGTTCGGCGTAGCCGTCGCGGATGGCGTCGCCGAGCACTCTCTTGGAATTGGCTCCGCGAAAACTCGACCATTTCGGTGTCGGCACTCCGGTTGCGTCAACGAAACCGATCGTCTTCAGCACACCGAGCATGGATGCGTCGTTGCTGGACGTGAAGCCGATGGACTTCAGCCACTGCACGGTCGCCTTCGACGGCACTCCAACCTCCCGCAGCTTCGCGAACAGCTGTTTCAGCTTGCCTGGTACCGTCGTATAGGTGAAATCGGCCATTCACGTATTCTCCACTTTTCTTGTTGCGTTAGACGGGGATCTTGCAAGGTCGTGCAAGCTTGCGCCGGTCCCCAAAATCCCGGTGCGCTTCGCGCCACGGCTCACCTGATTTGGGCAGTTGTCAGGAAAAATGGCTCCACTCGGGAACCGCTAAGGTAGCCACCGGTCGCGTAACCTCGAACGGCGACTCGCTGTCCCGGTTGCAACGATTCAAGTATGGTGTCCTGCTCGGGAGTGTCAAAGATCGCAATTACGGTCGAAGGGAACAGGGGATCTCCAAGCTGCTTGCCCAACCAGGAACGATCGTCTGCGTTCCCCAGCTTGCCGTACAGGAAGATGACAGGCCCACTAATTGGCGGTGAGTGCTCGACGTGTCGAATCTGTTGGCGGCTGACATTCTCGACTTCGAGACCAAGATCTACCAACGGCCCTTGTAGCAACTCTTGCCGAATAGCCTCGTTGACCAAAGCCGTCCTGCCAGCCATCTTGGCTTCGCAATTGGCCCTGTGTTGCCGAATTGTTTCGCGAAGTTGTTGCCCTGTCATTGCTGCGGAACTCGTTTCGTCTGGCTAACGCCAGCGTTCACCGGCGGCGGCTCATCATGGCACCGGCCGCCGTCCGGTGCAACGCGTGTTAGACGTCACTGTCGTCCAGTCGCGACCAGTCCTTCTTCCATTCCTCAAGGGCGACGTCCGTGCTCGCCTCCCAGTTCAGCGTGAGAGACGTAACAAGGTCAACGACCATGCCTTCGAGATCTGTCAGTACTGAACCCACAACCATTGGGCCTACTATCGTTCCGCCGAGCCCCTGCCCCGCGGTCTCAATGTGGTACCTGTGCCAACGGAAGCGAGACGCGATCAATTCGGAGAAGTAGTCGCGAGGGTTCTCTGCGTCGAAATGTCCGGGTGGATAGAAGGTCGCGAGCGATACGAGAACATCTTCAAGCACCTCGACAACCGAATAGCCAGCCTGCAACATCTCTGCGGTCACGCCGGTGTCGAAGCCCCTCTGGGCAATCTGGTAGGCGCGTCGTCGAAGGGCCGGCAATGTTGAAAACATAGTCTTGCAGCGACAGTGCCGGCGTGACCGTCGGCCGTGATGTGCGGCCCCCTGACACGGTACCTCCCATGACTGAAACGGCGAGAGCGTCTGCCTCATCCCGGCGACGTCGAACGCGTTCAAGCCAATCCGATCGATAGTGGAGAACCTGGGCGGCGTCCAACTTCCTACCGAACCCACCAGTGACCTGCGTGTCGTTGTGGCACAGCAGGCACATGATCGCGAGGTTGGCGGGGTCGTTGTTCGATGGGTCCTCGTCTATGTGATGTATCTGAGTCGGTCGGCCTCTATCGCGACAGACGCAACAGGTCCGATCAGCGGCGAACATCACATCCGCTGCGATCTGTCGCGGTATCGGGATCCGATCCTTTTTGGTCAGGCTCGACCTCTCTTTGTGACGTCTAACGTTGCCGCTTCAGCCGCGGCGCGCGCCAATGATCACACCGCGCGCCGCCGGCTGCAAGCGGGGGTTA contains:
- a CDS encoding GIY-YIG nuclease family protein, producing the protein MSKKRRPRRSAGSLISGHLGGIRRALLEGEKRPAFLAFLESNAVTHGIYALYDKKGRLYYSGKASDLATRLNQHLKDRHGESWELMTLFLVAKAANVAQLEGLVVAAARPPGNKQKPKIGQDLRKSLKRYLRQDAIQEIDEVVYPDREPREGTLAKRITTKKLRRVSQARLARTLGITQPRVSVLFKKNAIRRYIREAGKRDAVLLLLQKSVK
- a CDS encoding class I SAM-dependent methyltransferase — encoded protein: MSDARTIELDRVLSTNRAGWNHVAPSFHGATALPEYGPLAPTEDTLRLLDETDGVCALELGCGSGHSLRYLAERGARELWGLDLSPVQIAFATETLRPFAPRIHLVESPMEVDPGIPPAHFDLVFSIYGLGWTVDLPATMGLVARYLRPGGYVLLSGEHPVYSCMEWNGAQYAISDPYFPEGPREHASWKGVPIVIQRRTLGTFVGQIIEAGLQIEALVETPLNSSLATETNADPARWYSVPRASVMPTTFIIKARKPSLAHSAAQQPLAADGGQ
- the rlmJ gene encoding 23S rRNA (adenine(2030)-N(6))-methyltransferase RlmJ; this translates as MLLAVAGAIQVDGSVLYVESHSGAPVHKLEDGGEWQRGAGRVVASSACQSEYRAAVTPWLGRQEYPASWVLVAKRFAERGKTVGVELADTSDAVAKAHEQWKSSPLGENVQVNFRRSDGFDLAINTAAPTLVFLDPPFEDREREWQLLAGTCMFLREHNIPFLAWYPYSWHTFPNWIVETTQCLTWEVLWAKCGAKPSQNLKGCGMLVSDCVADVLQENRSTLEPLPACLGWELRVR
- a CDS encoding DUF5343 domain-containing protein, with protein sequence MADFTYTTVPGKLKQLFAKLREVGVPSKATVQWLKSIGFTSSNDASMLGVLKTIGFVDATGVPTPKWSSFRGANSKRVLGDAIRDGYAELFAVYPNAPQRSQTDLEHVFSTSSTGGRQVISKLVSTFKSLAELAEFTPVSAQTDLHLASEPLHVPISAPAAGATGARGSHSGGPSVHIDIQVHIAPESSADQIDQIFASMAKHLYGGRDRE